One window from the genome of Trichoplusia ni isolate ovarian cell line Hi5 chromosome 13, tn1, whole genome shotgun sequence encodes:
- the LOC113499852 gene encoding uncharacterized protein LOC113499852 isoform X1, producing MKTPPKAKRRRKEYFDGFSLTALRNIIHSMYTVRKEIPTMRKILAAAKTDLNYTGSETTLRKIIKSDLGYQFKRCYQKRLALIERPQIQAWRARYLRRMKDNDLLGANKKPVIYLDKTWIHAHYTVKKCWQTPTDVGVRRNDSPGRRWIIVHAGSEAGFVDNALLMFKADTKTGDYHDQMNAENFTKWLTEKLLPNIPINSIIVMDNAPYHSKEENKTPNMNNKKQVMVEWLQAHNIEFPDNSTKLELYLIIKQNKLPKNFKIDKLLADHGHEVLRLPPYNCDLNPIEYIWNLLKQRVSEKNVEQLESKIESLTLEALASITPDDWKKEVNHVKRLEEEYWRKDRITDELFIINTADDSESSDSNSESDSESDNDDDMSGIEELV from the coding sequence ATGAAAACCCCTCCAAAAGCAAAGAGACGAAGAAAGGAATATTTCGACGGATTTTCCTTAACtgcattaagaaatataattcaCAGTATGTATACAGTGAGAAAAGAAATACCAACCATGCGCAAGATCTTGGCAGCTGCAAAAACAGACTTAAATTACACAGGCAGTGAAACCACACTAcgaaaaataatcaaaagtgATTTAGGATACCAATTTAAAAGGTGCTACCAAAAAAGACTGGCTCTAATAGAAAGGCCACAAATTCAGGCATGGAGGGCTAGATATTTACGTCGCATGAAAGACAATGACTTGTTAGGTGCGAACAAGAAACCTGTTATTTATCTCGATAAAACATGGATACACGCACACTACACCGTAAAAAAATGTTGGCAAACACCAACCGATGTTGGAGTGAGACGGAACGATAGCCCGGGACGTCGCTGGATAATAGTGCACGCAGGGAGTGAAGCCGGTTTTGTAGATAATGCTCTGTTAATGTTTAAGGCAGACACAAAAACCGGCGACTATCACGACCAAATGAATGCCGAAAATTTTACAAAGTGGCTGACTGAAAAGCTTTTGCCTAACATACCTATCAATTCAATTATTGTAATGGACAACGCCCCTTATCATAgtaaggaagaaaataaaactccaAATATGAACAACAAGAAACAAGTAATGGTTGAGTGGCTCCAAGCTCATAACATAGAATTTCCAGATAATTCTACAAAACTGgagttatatttaataataaaacaaaacaaactgcCGAAAAATTTCAAAATCGACAAGTTGTTGGCTGATCATGGCCATGAAGTATTAAGATTGCCTCCATACAACTGCGACCTCAACCCCATTGAGTATATttggaatttattaaaacagagggtttcagaaaaaaatgtggAGCAGTTAGAGTCTAAAATTGAATCCTTGACCCTCGAGGCGTTGGCGTCAATAACTCCAGATGATTGGAAAAAAGAAGTGAACCATGTGAAGAGACTCGAAGAAGAATACTGGCGTAAAGATCGCATAACTGATGaactgtttattataaatacggCAGACGACAGTGAATCGTCAGATTCTAATTCTGAATCAGATTCTGAATCTGATAACGACGATGATATGAGTGGGATTGAAGAATTAGtatag
- the LOC113499852 gene encoding uncharacterized protein LOC113499852 isoform X2: MFKADTKTGDYHDQMNAENFTKWLTEKLLPNIPINSIIVMDNAPYHSKEENKTPNMNNKKQVMVEWLQAHNIEFPDNSTKLELYLIIKQNKLPKNFKIDKLLADHGHEVLRLPPYNCDLNPIEYIWNLLKQRVSEKNVEQLESKIESLTLEALASITPDDWKKEVNHVKRLEEEYWRKDRITDELFIINTADDSESSDSNSESDSESDNDDDMSGIEELV, encoded by the coding sequence ATGTTTAAGGCAGACACAAAAACCGGCGACTATCACGACCAAATGAATGCCGAAAATTTTACAAAGTGGCTGACTGAAAAGCTTTTGCCTAACATACCTATCAATTCAATTATTGTAATGGACAACGCCCCTTATCATAgtaaggaagaaaataaaactccaAATATGAACAACAAGAAACAAGTAATGGTTGAGTGGCTCCAAGCTCATAACATAGAATTTCCAGATAATTCTACAAAACTGgagttatatttaataataaaacaaaacaaactgcCGAAAAATTTCAAAATCGACAAGTTGTTGGCTGATCATGGCCATGAAGTATTAAGATTGCCTCCATACAACTGCGACCTCAACCCCATTGAGTATATttggaatttattaaaacagagggtttcagaaaaaaatgtggAGCAGTTAGAGTCTAAAATTGAATCCTTGACCCTCGAGGCGTTGGCGTCAATAACTCCAGATGATTGGAAAAAAGAAGTGAACCATGTGAAGAGACTCGAAGAAGAATACTGGCGTAAAGATCGCATAACTGATGaactgtttattataaatacggCAGACGACAGTGAATCGTCAGATTCTAATTCTGAATCAGATTCTGAATCTGATAACGACGATGATATGAGTGGGATTGAAGAATTAGtatag